The following coding sequences lie in one Cucurbita pepo subsp. pepo cultivar mu-cu-16 chromosome LG13, ASM280686v2, whole genome shotgun sequence genomic window:
- the LOC111809364 gene encoding COP9 signalosome complex subunit 3-like produces the protein MATVEVLVAQIQGLSSTAGDISRLHTLLKQSEELLHADTARLPSALAQLDASEHSLGYLFILEACTSVPISQDQSCSIILTISRFISSCNQEQIRLAPEKFASVCKRFKDQVMLEAPIRGVAPLHTAIRKLQTSSEHLTSLHPDFLLLCLLAKCYKTGRSILDNDILEVDQPRDLFLYCYYGGMICIGLKLFHKALELLHNVVTAPMPSLNAIAVEAYKKYILLSLIYNGQFSSSLPKYTSSVAQRNLKNFCQPYIELANSYGTGNVDELDTVFQTNREKFESDNNLGLVKQAVSSLYKRNIQRLTQTYLTLSLQDIANTVKLNSPKEAEMHVLQMIQDGEIFATINQKDGMVRFLEDSEQYKSCKMIENIDSSIQRIMTLAKKLTAMDENISSDPLYLAKAGRERQRFDYDDFDSVPQKFNM, from the exons ATGGCCACGGTTGAAGTTCTCGTGGCACAAATCCAAGGCTTGTCGAGTACTGCCGGTGATATTTCACGCCTCCACACTCTTCTCAAGCAATCAGAAGAACTACTTCACGCCGACACCGCTCGTTTACCTTCCGCATTGGCTCAACTTGATGCTTCCGAACATTCTTTAGGATATCTTTTCATTCT TGAGGCATGCACATCTGTACCAATTTCACAAGACCAATCCTGTTCAATTATTCTGACTATTTCAAGATTTATCTCTTCTTGCAACCAGGAGCAGATTCGTTTAGcacctgaaaaat TCGCCTCTGTTTGCAAGAGGTTCAAAGATCAAGTTATGCTTGAGGCTCCAATTAGAGGGGTAGCTCCACTTCATACTGCCATTAGAAAACTCCAGACCTCTTCAGAACATTTAACCAGTTTACATCcggattttcttcttctctgcttATTAGCCAAGTGCTATAAAACTGGCAGATCCATACTGGATAATGATATTCTCGAGGTTGATCAACCAAGAGACCTGtttctttattgttattaCGG GGGGATGATATGCATAGGACTAAAGCTATTTCACAAAGCGCTTGAGCTTCTTCATAAT GTTGTGACTGCTCCAATGCCATCATTGAATGCTATTGCTGTTGAGgcatacaaaaaatatattttactcTCGCTCATTTATAATGGACAA TTTTCATCCAGTCTCCCAAAGTACACTTCCTCAGTAGCAcagagaaatttaaaaaacttctGTCAG CCCTACATTGAATTGGCAAATAGTTATGGCACAGGAAATGTTGACGAATTAGACACTGTTTTTCAAACAAACAGGGAGAAATTTGAAAGT GACAACAATCTTGGACTCGTAAAGCAGGCTGTATCTTCTTTGTACAAGCGCAACATTCAGAGATTGACGCAGACGTACTTGACCCTCTCACTTCAAGATATAGCAAATACTGTTAAACTCAACAGTCCTAAGGAAGCTGAAATGCATGTGCTACAAATG ATCCAGGACGGTGAGATTTTTGCAACGATTAATCAGAAGGATGGAATGGTCAGATTTCTAGAGGATTCCGAACAGTACAAATCCTGCAAGATGATTGAGAATATTGACTCGTCGATTCAGAG GATAATGACACTTGCTAAGAAATTAACTGCTATGGATGAAAATATATCATCTGATCCTCTGTATCTAGCAAAG GCTGGAAGAGAGAGGCAGAGATTCGATTACGATGACTTTGATTCTGTTCctcaaaaatttaatatgtgA
- the LOC111809229 gene encoding protoporphyrinogen oxidase, chloroplastic/mitochondrial isoform X1 translates to MASPAKQDQRTSRKRVAVVGAGVSGLAAAYKLKSHGFNVTVLEADGRAGGKLRSVSYNGLIWDEGANTMTESEPEVQCLFDDLGLREKQQFPISQSKRYIVRNGLPVLVPTDPIALIKSNILSTKSKFQIILEPFLWKKYNTSKVSEDDTDESVGGFFQRHFGKEVVDYLIDPIVAGTSAGDPDSLSMSLSFPELWNIEKRFGSILAGLVQSKLSTKKENSGVRNGTTGKRKPTRGSFSFQNGMQTLTDTLSKELGEDVLKLRSEVLSLSYNAGKSASQNWSLTYSSDRNSKNLIADADAVIMTAPVCNVREMKFMKGGIPFPLNFLPEVAYLPLSVMITTFRKESVKRPLEGFGVLVPSLEQQNGLRTLGTLFSSMMFPNRASNDEYLYTTFIGGSRNRELAKSSTDELKQIVTSDLRQLLGVEGEPTFVNHFYWSKAFPLYGRNYDSVVKAIETMEKSLPGFFYAGNHRDGLSVGKSIASGCKAADLVISRVLNNKS, encoded by the exons ATGGCCTCGCCAGCCAAACAAGACCAGCgaa CCTCCAGAAAAAGGGTGGCTGTTGTTGGCGCTGGTGTTAG TGGGCTCGCTGCAGCCTACAAATTGAAATCGCATGGCTTCAATGTTACGGTGCTTGAAGCGGATGGAAGAGCTGGAGGAAAGCTAAGAAGCGTCTCATACAATGGACTTATCTGGGATGAAGGAGCCAATACAATG ACTGAAAGTGAACCAGAGGTCCAGTGCTTATTTGATGATCTTGGACTTCGAGAGAAACAACAATTT CCAATTTCTCAAAGCAAACGATACATAGTGAGGAATGGTCTGCCAGTACTG GTGCCTACAGATCCCATTGCACTGATTAAGAGCAACATTCTATCTACAAAGTCAAAG TTTCAGATAATTTTGGAGCCATTTTTGTGGAAAAAGTATAATACATCAAAAGTATCAGAGGATGATACTGACGAAAG TGTGGGTGGGTTCTTTCAGCGTCATTTTGGAAAAGAG GTTGTTGACTATCTAATTGATCCTATTGTTGCTGGTACAAGTGCTGGAGATCCCGACTCTCTTTCT ATGAGTCTTTCATTTCCGGAGCTGTGGAATATAGAGAAAAG GTTTGGTTCTATTTTAGCTGGATTAGTGCAATCGAAATTGTCTACCAAAAAGGAGAATAGTGGAGTGAGAAATGGTACTACAGGAAAAAGGAAACCTACTCGTGGttcattttcctttcagaATGGAATGCAG ACGCTCACTGATACACTAAGCAAAGAGCTCGGTGAAGATGTGCTTAAGTTAAGATCAGAAGTTTTGTCATTATCTTACAATGCTGGGAAGTCCGCCTCACAAAATTGGTCACTCACTTATTCTAGTGACCGGAATTCTAAGAATTTAATTGCTGACGCTGATGCTGTAATCATGACG GCTCCTGTTTGCAATGTCAGAGAAATGAAGTTTATGAAAGGAGGAATTCCATTTCCGCTAAATTTTCTTCCTGAG GTGGCTTACTTGCCTTTGTCAGTCATGATAACTACCTTCAGAAAGGAAAGTGTTAAGCGACCACTGGAGGGATTTGGAGTTCTTGTACCTTCCTTGGAGCAACAAAATGGTCTAAGAACCCttg GTACACTCTTTTCCTCCATGATGTTTCCAAATCGTGCATCAAATGATGAGTATCTGTATACTACTTTTATTGGAGGGAGTCGAAACAGGGAGCTTGCAAAGTCATCAAC GGATGAGCTGAAGCAAATTGTTACATCGGATCTCAGACAGCTGTTGGGAGTTGAAGGGGAGCCCACTTTTGTCAA CCATTTCTACTGGAGCAAAGCATTTCCCTTATATGGGCGTAACTATGATTCAGTTGTGAAGGCAATTGAAACAATGGAAAAAAGTCTTCCTGGCTTCTTTTATGCAG GTAACCACAGGGATGGTTTGTCTGTTGGAAAATCTATAGCCTCCGGATGCAAAGCTGCTGATCTTGTAATCAGCCGTGTGCTGAACAACAAgagttga
- the LOC111809229 gene encoding protoporphyrinogen oxidase, chloroplastic/mitochondrial isoform X2, which translates to MKSSQSSRKRVAVVGAGVSGLAAAYKLKSHGFNVTVLEADGRAGGKLRSVSYNGLIWDEGANTMTESEPEVQCLFDDLGLREKQQFPISQSKRYIVRNGLPVLVPTDPIALIKSNILSTKSKFQIILEPFLWKKYNTSKVSEDDTDESVGGFFQRHFGKEVVDYLIDPIVAGTSAGDPDSLSMSLSFPELWNIEKRFGSILAGLVQSKLSTKKENSGVRNGTTGKRKPTRGSFSFQNGMQTLTDTLSKELGEDVLKLRSEVLSLSYNAGKSASQNWSLTYSSDRNSKNLIADADAVIMTAPVCNVREMKFMKGGIPFPLNFLPEVAYLPLSVMITTFRKESVKRPLEGFGVLVPSLEQQNGLRTLGTLFSSMMFPNRASNDEYLYTTFIGGSRNRELAKSSTDELKQIVTSDLRQLLGVEGEPTFVNHFYWSKAFPLYGRNYDSVVKAIETMEKSLPGFFYAGNHRDGLSVGKSIASGCKAADLVISRVLNNKS; encoded by the exons ATGAAGTCCTCACAAT CCTCCAGAAAAAGGGTGGCTGTTGTTGGCGCTGGTGTTAG TGGGCTCGCTGCAGCCTACAAATTGAAATCGCATGGCTTCAATGTTACGGTGCTTGAAGCGGATGGAAGAGCTGGAGGAAAGCTAAGAAGCGTCTCATACAATGGACTTATCTGGGATGAAGGAGCCAATACAATG ACTGAAAGTGAACCAGAGGTCCAGTGCTTATTTGATGATCTTGGACTTCGAGAGAAACAACAATTT CCAATTTCTCAAAGCAAACGATACATAGTGAGGAATGGTCTGCCAGTACTG GTGCCTACAGATCCCATTGCACTGATTAAGAGCAACATTCTATCTACAAAGTCAAAG TTTCAGATAATTTTGGAGCCATTTTTGTGGAAAAAGTATAATACATCAAAAGTATCAGAGGATGATACTGACGAAAG TGTGGGTGGGTTCTTTCAGCGTCATTTTGGAAAAGAG GTTGTTGACTATCTAATTGATCCTATTGTTGCTGGTACAAGTGCTGGAGATCCCGACTCTCTTTCT ATGAGTCTTTCATTTCCGGAGCTGTGGAATATAGAGAAAAG GTTTGGTTCTATTTTAGCTGGATTAGTGCAATCGAAATTGTCTACCAAAAAGGAGAATAGTGGAGTGAGAAATGGTACTACAGGAAAAAGGAAACCTACTCGTGGttcattttcctttcagaATGGAATGCAG ACGCTCACTGATACACTAAGCAAAGAGCTCGGTGAAGATGTGCTTAAGTTAAGATCAGAAGTTTTGTCATTATCTTACAATGCTGGGAAGTCCGCCTCACAAAATTGGTCACTCACTTATTCTAGTGACCGGAATTCTAAGAATTTAATTGCTGACGCTGATGCTGTAATCATGACG GCTCCTGTTTGCAATGTCAGAGAAATGAAGTTTATGAAAGGAGGAATTCCATTTCCGCTAAATTTTCTTCCTGAG GTGGCTTACTTGCCTTTGTCAGTCATGATAACTACCTTCAGAAAGGAAAGTGTTAAGCGACCACTGGAGGGATTTGGAGTTCTTGTACCTTCCTTGGAGCAACAAAATGGTCTAAGAACCCttg GTACACTCTTTTCCTCCATGATGTTTCCAAATCGTGCATCAAATGATGAGTATCTGTATACTACTTTTATTGGAGGGAGTCGAAACAGGGAGCTTGCAAAGTCATCAAC GGATGAGCTGAAGCAAATTGTTACATCGGATCTCAGACAGCTGTTGGGAGTTGAAGGGGAGCCCACTTTTGTCAA CCATTTCTACTGGAGCAAAGCATTTCCCTTATATGGGCGTAACTATGATTCAGTTGTGAAGGCAATTGAAACAATGGAAAAAAGTCTTCCTGGCTTCTTTTATGCAG GTAACCACAGGGATGGTTTGTCTGTTGGAAAATCTATAGCCTCCGGATGCAAAGCTGCTGATCTTGTAATCAGCCGTGTGCTGAACAACAAgagttga